A genomic segment from Peribacillus sp. ACCC06369 encodes:
- a CDS encoding ABC-2 family transporter protein encodes MGKYIAMIRMRFLMMLAYRTDYYTGILIYSINIGAYYFLWNAIYGEKSSIEGLSSMQMTTYVAVAWMARAFYFNNIDREIATEIKDGKVAIEMIRPYNYLGMKTMQGLGEGIFRFFFFSIPGMLLVAFIFPIELPHEPATWGIFGISLLFSFIINTQINLLTGITTFFLYNNAGLIRAKRVIIDLFSGLLLPISFYPIWAQEVMKYLPFQGISYVPSMIFTNGYSSGEIGMALLQQLIWCIILIIPIQLLWIVAKKQLIIQGG; translated from the coding sequence ATGGGGAAGTATATTGCAATGATTCGCATGCGTTTTTTGATGATGCTTGCGTATCGAACGGATTATTATACCGGCATTTTAATTTATAGCATTAATATCGGTGCTTATTATTTCTTATGGAATGCGATATATGGAGAGAAAAGCTCCATCGAAGGACTTTCAAGTATGCAGATGACAACCTACGTCGCTGTTGCATGGATGGCGCGTGCTTTTTATTTCAATAATATTGACCGCGAAATCGCCACTGAAATTAAGGACGGCAAGGTCGCCATTGAAATGATCCGTCCTTATAACTATTTAGGCATGAAAACGATGCAAGGACTTGGGGAGGGGATATTCCGTTTCTTCTTCTTCTCGATTCCGGGAATGCTGCTGGTAGCTTTCATTTTTCCTATTGAATTGCCACACGAGCCGGCTACGTGGGGGATATTCGGCATTTCCTTGCTGTTCAGCTTCATCATCAATACACAAATTAACTTATTGACAGGAATCACTACCTTTTTCTTATATAATAATGCCGGATTGATCCGGGCTAAAAGGGTTATCATTGATTTATTTTCCGGTCTGCTGCTGCCCATCAGTTTCTATCCGATATGGGCGCAGGAAGTGATGAAATATTTGCCCTTTCAAGGGATCAGCTATGTACCAAGCATGATTTTTACGAACGGGTACAGTTCAGGCGAAATTGGCATGGCGCTTTTACAGCAGTTAATTTGGTGCATCATTCTTATAATACCGATTCAGCTTTTATGGATAGTCGCAAAAAAACAGCTGATTATTCAAGGAGGTTGA
- the metE gene encoding 5-methyltetrahydropteroyltriglutamate--homocysteine S-methyltransferase, with the protein MRILKSSNLGYPRIGEDREWKRTLEAYWSGKIDEPKFTAQLKAIRLGNLQKQKDQGIDIIPVNDFTFYDQMLDMSVMFGLVPERYSAYEGGSVPLSVYYSMARGNNDEVASEMTKWFNTNYHYIVPELKLPQLTLTENKPLVAYREAKEKLGIETKPVLIGPYTFISLSKGFKKQDIPGIILRLLPLYTQILQELEQEGVKWIQMDEPSLVSSISKDDMQTVTYLYEKLNEAAPNLNIMLQTYFDAVEHYQEVIELPVQGISLDFVHDKGRNLSNLEASGFPKDKVLGAGVIDGKNIWLSDLSKKIQLIDTLKKKVAEDRIWLQPSCSLLHVPVTVRNETAVSKEVKETLAFADEKLEEITLLVKGNNQGFEAIADKVDANKLTVQTLASSNARNHKSVQSSVEKAKSEHVGRQLPFKERYQKQQEFFKLPFLPSTTIGSFPQTFEVKQARGKFKKGEWSAAQYETFINEEIGRWIDIQEEIGLDVLVHGEFERTDMVEYFGHKLGGFVFLEKGWVQSYGSRCVKPPVIYGDIHFIEPMTVRESVYAQSLTKKTVKGMLTGPVTILNWSFVRDDISRENVCYQLALALEKEVIALESAGIKMIQVDEPALREGLPLKKSDRDEYLNWAVNSFLISTSSVEDTTQIHTHMCYCDFNSFMDVISSLDADVISIETSRSHGELASAFEEKTYEKGIGLGVYDIHSPRVPAVEEMVDMIERGIKILDKDQFWINPDCGLKTRGIPETVASLKNMVEAAIIVRENLLAQTTGK; encoded by the coding sequence ATGAGAATTTTGAAAAGCAGTAATTTGGGGTACCCGCGAATCGGGGAAGATCGTGAATGGAAACGTACATTGGAAGCATATTGGTCTGGGAAAATCGATGAACCAAAATTTACGGCACAACTAAAAGCCATCCGTTTAGGCAACTTACAAAAACAAAAAGATCAAGGCATTGATATCATTCCTGTCAACGACTTCACTTTCTATGATCAAATGCTCGATATGTCCGTCATGTTCGGTCTTGTTCCTGAACGTTACTCTGCCTATGAAGGCGGAAGCGTTCCCCTTTCCGTTTATTATTCAATGGCTCGCGGGAACAATGATGAGGTCGCTTCCGAAATGACGAAATGGTTCAATACGAACTATCACTATATCGTCCCTGAATTAAAACTGCCACAGCTGACTTTAACAGAAAATAAACCACTTGTAGCATATCGGGAAGCCAAGGAAAAGCTAGGGATTGAAACGAAGCCCGTGTTAATCGGACCTTATACTTTCATCTCCCTTTCCAAAGGCTTCAAAAAACAAGATATCCCTGGCATAATCCTGCGCCTGCTTCCTCTATATACGCAAATCCTGCAGGAGTTGGAGCAAGAAGGCGTGAAGTGGATTCAAATGGACGAGCCTTCTCTTGTTTCATCCATTTCCAAAGATGATATGCAAACTGTTACTTACCTTTATGAAAAACTGAATGAAGCAGCACCAAACCTAAACATCATGCTGCAAACATACTTTGATGCCGTGGAACACTACCAAGAAGTCATCGAATTACCAGTTCAGGGAATCAGTCTTGATTTTGTACATGATAAAGGAAGGAATCTAAGTAATCTTGAAGCATCCGGCTTCCCGAAGGACAAAGTGCTTGGTGCAGGTGTGATTGATGGAAAAAACATTTGGCTTTCTGATTTATCGAAAAAGATTCAATTGATCGACACTCTAAAGAAAAAAGTAGCCGAAGACCGAATCTGGCTTCAACCCTCTTGTTCCCTGCTTCATGTTCCAGTGACCGTTCGTAATGAAACCGCCGTTTCAAAAGAAGTGAAAGAAACCCTTGCTTTCGCCGATGAGAAACTTGAAGAAATAACACTCTTGGTCAAAGGGAATAATCAGGGCTTTGAAGCAATCGCCGATAAGGTCGATGCTAATAAATTAACGGTTCAGACGTTAGCTAGTTCAAATGCACGGAATCATAAGAGTGTACAATCCAGTGTCGAAAAGGCTAAATCAGAGCATGTTGGACGTCAGCTGCCATTTAAAGAACGTTACCAAAAACAACAGGAATTTTTCAAATTGCCTTTTCTACCTTCAACAACGATCGGTAGTTTTCCCCAGACATTTGAAGTTAAGCAAGCACGCGGGAAATTCAAAAAAGGAGAATGGAGCGCTGCGCAATATGAAACATTCATTAACGAAGAAATCGGCAGGTGGATCGACATTCAAGAAGAAATCGGCTTGGACGTTCTCGTACACGGGGAATTCGAACGGACGGATATGGTTGAATACTTCGGTCATAAGTTAGGCGGATTTGTCTTTCTAGAAAAGGGCTGGGTACAATCCTATGGGTCTCGCTGCGTAAAACCACCAGTCATTTATGGCGACATCCATTTCATCGAACCGATGACAGTCAGGGAAAGTGTATACGCACAATCACTTACGAAGAAGACCGTAAAGGGAATGCTTACAGGTCCTGTCACGATTTTGAACTGGTCATTTGTCCGTGATGATATTTCCAGGGAGAATGTATGCTACCAGCTGGCACTTGCTTTGGAAAAAGAAGTCATTGCATTGGAATCGGCAGGAATCAAAATGATCCAAGTTGATGAACCTGCACTTAGGGAAGGTCTACCATTGAAAAAAAGCGATCGCGATGAGTATTTGAACTGGGCTGTGAATTCGTTCTTGATATCCACATCAAGCGTGGAGGATACAACGCAAATTCACACGCATATGTGCTATTGCGACTTCAACAGTTTCATGGATGTCATTTCTTCCTTGGATGCCGATGTAATTTCCATCGAAACATCCCGTAGCCATGGAGAGCTTGCTTCCGCATTCGAGGAAAAAACTTATGAAAAAGGTATTGGCCTGGGTGTGTATGATATTCACAGTCCCCGAGTTCCAGCAGTGGAAGAAATGGTCGATATGATTGAACGGGGCATCAAGATATTAGATAAAGACCAGTTTTGGATCAATCCCGACTGCGGCCTGAAAACAAGGGGTATCCCGGAAACCGTCGCTTCCCTGAAAAACATGGTCGAAGCAGCAATAATCGTCCGTGAAAATCTGTTAGCCCAAACAACAGGCAAATGA
- a CDS encoding aminopeptidase — protein MKDERITKLAARLIHHSIQLQPKERILIRGHINTKPLLKELIDEIYRVGAYPYIELEDDEISRHLLQGNVKEQLDTSSQWALKKYTDIDAVIIITSEENDVEMTDVPIERQRIQGEAMNSPTLFYVNNRRWVLLKYPTNASAQKAGMNFDRYQDFLFKVCTMDYGKMEAAFKPLKQLMERTDKVRIVSPGTDLTFSIKGMPAIICAGKKNLPDGEVFTAPIKESVNGRISFNAPTTYEGITFSDMELNIEKGKIIKAISNQPAKMNRILDIDEGSRFIGEFAIGINPYILEPMDDTLFDEKISGSLHLALGLAYGEADNGNRSSIHWDMVLIQRPEYGGGDIYFDDVLIRRDGNFILPELHALNPNSLKQSLFY, from the coding sequence ATGAAGGATGAACGAATAACGAAGCTTGCGGCCAGGCTGATTCATCATTCGATACAATTACAGCCAAAAGAGAGAATCCTCATCCGGGGCCATATCAACACGAAACCATTGTTGAAAGAGCTGATTGATGAAATATACAGGGTGGGTGCTTATCCATATATAGAACTCGAAGACGATGAGATTAGCCGACATCTGTTACAAGGGAATGTGAAGGAACAACTTGATACATCGTCGCAATGGGCTTTGAAGAAGTATACGGATATCGATGCGGTCATCATCATCACCAGTGAAGAAAACGACGTGGAAATGACTGATGTTCCCATCGAGAGGCAACGTATTCAAGGGGAAGCTATGAATTCTCCCACTCTTTTCTATGTAAACAACCGACGGTGGGTCTTACTTAAATATCCCACCAACGCATCAGCGCAAAAAGCCGGCATGAACTTCGACAGGTACCAAGACTTCCTTTTCAAAGTATGCACTATGGATTACGGGAAAATGGAGGCGGCATTTAAACCGTTAAAGCAATTGATGGAACGGACTGACAAAGTCAGGATCGTTTCACCGGGGACAGATCTGACTTTTTCCATCAAAGGTATGCCGGCCATCATATGTGCCGGCAAAAAGAATTTACCTGATGGGGAAGTGTTTACGGCACCCATAAAAGAAAGCGTCAATGGAAGGATATCCTTCAACGCACCCACAACCTATGAAGGAATCACCTTTAGTGACATGGAATTAAACATTGAAAAGGGGAAAATCATTAAAGCCATTTCCAATCAACCTGCCAAAATGAACCGGATTCTGGATATCGATGAAGGGTCCCGTTTTATCGGGGAGTTCGCAATTGGAATCAATCCATACATATTGGAACCTATGGACGATACATTGTTCGATGAGAAAATAAGCGGGAGTCTGCACTTGGCTCTGGGACTTGCCTATGGAGAAGCGGATAATGGAAACCGTTCATCTATACACTGGGATATGGTCTTGATCCAGCGTCCTGAATATGGCGGTGGTGACATCTACTTTGACGATGTGCTGATCAGAAGGGATGGAAATTTCATATTGCCTGAATTACATGCATTAAACCCAAATTCATTAAAACAAAGCCTTTTTTATTAA
- a CDS encoding acyl-CoA thioesterase, whose amino-acid sequence MIEKESGLSNAHPTQQSRTFLTDLVFPPDTNHHNTIFGGKVMAYVDKIACISAMRHCRKPVVTASSDSFDFLAPIKTGDAINLEAYVTCAHRTSMEVFVKVERENLLTGEKQLTARAFLTMLAIDENGKPTIVPQVIPETEDEKQQYVQAQARYIERKNKRK is encoded by the coding sequence ATGATTGAAAAGGAAAGCGGCTTATCAAATGCCCATCCAACACAGCAGTCACGGACTTTCCTAACCGACCTTGTTTTTCCACCGGATACGAACCATCATAATACCATCTTTGGCGGGAAAGTAATGGCTTATGTTGATAAAATAGCCTGTATTTCAGCTATGCGCCATTGCCGAAAACCCGTTGTGACTGCTTCAAGCGACTCTTTTGATTTTTTGGCCCCCATCAAGACAGGGGACGCAATTAACCTTGAAGCTTATGTCACTTGTGCCCATCGCACATCAATGGAGGTATTCGTGAAAGTGGAGCGTGAGAACTTATTAACAGGTGAAAAGCAGCTTACGGCACGCGCTTTTTTAACGATGCTGGCCATTGACGAAAACGGTAAGCCGACAATCGTACCTCAGGTCATTCCGGAAACGGAAGATGAAAAGCAGCAATATGTTCAAGCACAAGCAAGATATATTGAAAGAAAGAATAAACGCAAATAA
- a CDS encoding ABC-2 family transporter protein: MFYVSMFFQYVSQYMKTRLQYRADFFMEILSDLLNQVVNLVFILVVFGHTQFLSGWSREEIIFIYGFFLIPFALFSAFFNIWDFNDRYIVKGEMDRILTRPIHSLFQVILERIELESLFGVVTGLIIIFYSGASLDLELAWYDPILFIIFAIGGALAYAAIFVAIASIGFWSDAKTSIMPMMYNIGNYGRYPVDIYNKVIRFILTWVLPFAFVGVYPASYFLRKEEWYAYAFATPVIGVAFFMISVFIWNQGVKRYRGAGN, from the coding sequence ATGTTTTATGTATCGATGTTTTTTCAATATGTGAGTCAGTATATGAAAACAAGATTGCAGTATAGAGCCGATTTCTTCATGGAAATCCTATCTGACCTGCTGAATCAGGTCGTGAATCTGGTATTTATCTTAGTCGTTTTTGGACATACCCAATTTTTAAGCGGGTGGAGCCGTGAAGAAATCATATTCATTTATGGATTCTTCCTTATCCCATTCGCCCTTTTTTCAGCCTTTTTCAACATCTGGGATTTTAATGATCGCTATATCGTCAAAGGTGAGATGGATCGGATATTAACAAGACCGATACATAGCCTCTTTCAAGTCATCTTAGAAAGAATCGAGCTAGAATCGTTATTTGGCGTTGTGACCGGTTTGATCATTATATTCTATTCGGGGGCTTCATTGGATCTGGAGCTTGCGTGGTATGACCCGATTCTTTTCATCATTTTTGCAATAGGAGGGGCCCTTGCTTATGCAGCCATATTCGTAGCGATAGCAAGCATTGGGTTCTGGTCGGATGCGAAAACATCCATCATGCCAATGATGTACAATATCGGGAACTACGGTCGCTATCCTGTTGATATTTATAATAAGGTCATTCGTTTTATCCTTACATGGGTGCTGCCATTCGCGTTTGTTGGTGTTTATCCGGCATCTTATTTCCTTAGAAAAGAAGAGTGGTATGCGTATGCATTTGCCACACCTGTAATCGGGGTTGCCTTTTTCATGATATCCGTTTTCATATGGAATCAAGGAGTGAAGAGGTACCGTGGGGCAGGAAACTAA
- a CDS encoding potassium channel family protein → MTFYILIAGIIFCMVMSIRTLFLVESGGKKFSLEDMLWLGNLYATILVGFALIYLLYELQNHSVILDMGNRLDGTFYEQLKTSFYFSAMTMFSVGYGDIAPIGMGRMIATIQAFIGYTLPAAFVIRTVIDLEHKDRKDK, encoded by the coding sequence ATGACTTTCTACATCTTGATTGCAGGAATCATTTTTTGCATGGTGATGAGCATTCGGACGTTATTTCTTGTTGAGTCGGGAGGAAAGAAGTTTTCTCTGGAGGATATGCTGTGGCTTGGCAATTTATATGCGACGATATTAGTTGGATTTGCACTGATTTATTTATTATACGAGCTTCAGAATCATTCGGTGATTCTTGATATGGGCAATCGATTGGATGGCACATTCTATGAACAGTTGAAGACTTCTTTTTATTTTAGCGCGATGACCATGTTTTCTGTAGGGTATGGAGATATAGCCCCAATTGGAATGGGCAGGATGATAGCTACCATTCAGGCTTTCATCGGGTACACACTCCCGGCAGCGTTCGTGATTCGGACGGTGATCGATCTGGAGCATAAAGATAGGAAGGATAAATGA
- the bcp gene encoding thioredoxin-dependent thiol peroxidase yields the protein MTVKIGEKAPDFQLPANNGEMVSLSDFKGKYIVLYFYPKDMTPGCTTEACDFRDHNEQFEELNAVIIGISPDPAARHEKFIEKHGLPFLLLADENHEAAESFDVWQLKKNFGKEYMGIERSTFLIDKAGKIVKEWRKVKVKGHVEEALETLRDLEK from the coding sequence ATGACTGTTAAAATTGGAGAAAAAGCACCTGATTTTCAACTCCCTGCAAACAATGGTGAAATGGTTTCCCTATCGGATTTTAAAGGGAAATACATCGTTTTATATTTTTATCCAAAAGACATGACGCCAGGATGCACGACGGAGGCCTGTGATTTCCGGGACCACAATGAACAATTCGAGGAATTGAACGCTGTCATTATTGGTATAAGCCCAGATCCGGCGGCACGTCATGAAAAATTCATCGAAAAACATGGATTGCCTTTTCTGCTGCTAGCTGACGAAAACCATGAAGCGGCTGAATCATTTGATGTGTGGCAATTGAAAAAGAATTTCGGCAAGGAATATATGGGCATTGAACGTTCAACTTTCCTGATTGATAAGGCAGGTAAAATAGTCAAGGAATGGCGTAAAGTAAAAGTCAAAGGCCACGTCGAAGAAGCGCTTGAAACTCTTCGAGACCTAGAAAAATAA